A DNA window from Cervus canadensis isolate Bull #8, Minnesota chromosome 30, ASM1932006v1, whole genome shotgun sequence contains the following coding sequences:
- the OMD gene encoding osteomodulin isoform X1: protein MECSMFFQRTEKNINKQELQWANFGQKRNMGFSSPVCVLFFFLGVKVYCQYESYQWDEDYDQEPDDVYQTEFQFQQNINYEAPFHQHTLGCASECFCPPNFPSSMYCDNRKLKTIPNIPAHIQQVYLQFNEIEAVTADSFINATHLKEINLSHNKIKSQKIDHGVFAKLSNLLQLHLQHNNLEDFPFPLPKSLERIFLGYNEISRLQTNAVNGLVNLTMLDLCFNQIDDSMLQAKVLAKMEKLMQLNLCNNRLESMPPGLPSSLMYLSLENNSISSIPENYFNELPKLHALRVSHNKLQDIPYNIFNLSNLIELNVGHNKLKQAFYIPRNLEHLYLENNEIENINVTVMCPSVDPLHYHHLTYIRVDQNKLKAPISSYIFLCFPHIHTIYYGEQQSTNGQTIQLKTQVFRRFPDDGDSEDHDDHHEGPEEEATEENIDANYYGSQEWQGTV from the exons ATGGAGTGTTCtatgtttttccaaagaacagaaaagaacatCAACAAACAGGAGTTACAGTGGGCAAATTTTG GACAAAAAAGGAACATGGGCTTTTCAAGTCCAGTATgtgtccttttcttctttcttggagTCAAAGTATATTGCCAATATGAAAGTTATCAATGGGATGAAGATTATGACCAAGAACCAGATGATGTCTACCAGACAGAATTCCAATTTCAACAAAATATAAACTATGAAGCTCCATTTCATCAGCATACTTTAGGTTGTGCCAGTGAATGCTTCTGTCCACCTAACTTTCCATCATCAATGTACTGTGATAATCGCAAATTAAAGACTATCCCAAATATTCCAGCACACATTCAGCAAGTCTATCTTCAGTTCAATGAAATTGAGGCTGTGACTGCAGATTCATTTATCAATGCCACTCATCTTAAAGAAATCAACCTCAGccacaataaaattaaatctCAAAAGATTGATCATGGTGTGTTTGCTAAATTGTCAAATCTACTACAGCTTCACCTACAGCATAACAATTTAGAAgactttccatttcctcttcctaaGTCTTTGGAAAGGATTTTTCTAGGTTACAATGAAATCTCCAGACTGCAGACAAATGCTGTGAATGGGCTTGTAAACCTGACCATGCTTGATCTCTGTTTTAATCAAATTGATGATTCTATGTTACAAGCAAAAGTACTTGCCaaaatggaaaaattgatgcAGCTCAACCTATGTAATAACAGATTAGAATCAATGCCTCCTGGTTTGCCTTCTTCACTTATGTATCTGTCTTTAGAAAACAATTCAATATCTTCTATACCAGAAAATTACTTCAACGAACTTCCGAAACTTCACGCTCTAAGAGTATCACACAACAAACTACAAGACATtccatataatatttttaatctttccaaCCTTATAGAGCTCAATGTTGGACACAACAAACTGAAGCAAGCATTCTATATTCCAAGGAATTTAGAACACCTATacctagaaaataatgaaattgaaa atatcaATGTCACAGTGATGTGTCCATCAGTTGATCCACTACATTACCACCATTTAACATACATTCGCGTAGATCAAAATAAGCTGAAAGCGCCAATAAGCTCATACattttcctctgcttccctcATATACACACTATTTATTATGGTGAACAACAAAGCACTAATGGTCAAACGATACAACTGAAGACCCAAGTTTTCAGGAGATTTCCAGATGATGGTGATAGTGAAGATCATGATGATCATCATGAAGGCCCAGAAGAAGAAGCAACAGAAGAAAACATTGATGCTAACTATTATGGAAGTCAAGAATGGCAAGGAACTGTATAG
- the OMD gene encoding osteomodulin isoform X2 yields MGFSSPVCVLFFFLGVKVYCQYESYQWDEDYDQEPDDVYQTEFQFQQNINYEAPFHQHTLGCASECFCPPNFPSSMYCDNRKLKTIPNIPAHIQQVYLQFNEIEAVTADSFINATHLKEINLSHNKIKSQKIDHGVFAKLSNLLQLHLQHNNLEDFPFPLPKSLERIFLGYNEISRLQTNAVNGLVNLTMLDLCFNQIDDSMLQAKVLAKMEKLMQLNLCNNRLESMPPGLPSSLMYLSLENNSISSIPENYFNELPKLHALRVSHNKLQDIPYNIFNLSNLIELNVGHNKLKQAFYIPRNLEHLYLENNEIENINVTVMCPSVDPLHYHHLTYIRVDQNKLKAPISSYIFLCFPHIHTIYYGEQQSTNGQTIQLKTQVFRRFPDDGDSEDHDDHHEGPEEEATEENIDANYYGSQEWQGTV; encoded by the exons ATGGGCTTTTCAAGTCCAGTATgtgtccttttcttctttcttggagTCAAAGTATATTGCCAATATGAAAGTTATCAATGGGATGAAGATTATGACCAAGAACCAGATGATGTCTACCAGACAGAATTCCAATTTCAACAAAATATAAACTATGAAGCTCCATTTCATCAGCATACTTTAGGTTGTGCCAGTGAATGCTTCTGTCCACCTAACTTTCCATCATCAATGTACTGTGATAATCGCAAATTAAAGACTATCCCAAATATTCCAGCACACATTCAGCAAGTCTATCTTCAGTTCAATGAAATTGAGGCTGTGACTGCAGATTCATTTATCAATGCCACTCATCTTAAAGAAATCAACCTCAGccacaataaaattaaatctCAAAAGATTGATCATGGTGTGTTTGCTAAATTGTCAAATCTACTACAGCTTCACCTACAGCATAACAATTTAGAAgactttccatttcctcttcctaaGTCTTTGGAAAGGATTTTTCTAGGTTACAATGAAATCTCCAGACTGCAGACAAATGCTGTGAATGGGCTTGTAAACCTGACCATGCTTGATCTCTGTTTTAATCAAATTGATGATTCTATGTTACAAGCAAAAGTACTTGCCaaaatggaaaaattgatgcAGCTCAACCTATGTAATAACAGATTAGAATCAATGCCTCCTGGTTTGCCTTCTTCACTTATGTATCTGTCTTTAGAAAACAATTCAATATCTTCTATACCAGAAAATTACTTCAACGAACTTCCGAAACTTCACGCTCTAAGAGTATCACACAACAAACTACAAGACATtccatataatatttttaatctttccaaCCTTATAGAGCTCAATGTTGGACACAACAAACTGAAGCAAGCATTCTATATTCCAAGGAATTTAGAACACCTATacctagaaaataatgaaattgaaa atatcaATGTCACAGTGATGTGTCCATCAGTTGATCCACTACATTACCACCATTTAACATACATTCGCGTAGATCAAAATAAGCTGAAAGCGCCAATAAGCTCATACattttcctctgcttccctcATATACACACTATTTATTATGGTGAACAACAAAGCACTAATGGTCAAACGATACAACTGAAGACCCAAGTTTTCAGGAGATTTCCAGATGATGGTGATAGTGAAGATCATGATGATCATCATGAAGGCCCAGAAGAAGAAGCAACAGAAGAAAACATTGATGCTAACTATTATGGAAGTCAAGAATGGCAAGGAACTGTATAG